A stretch of DNA from Gemmatimonadaceae bacterium:
GACGAGGTCAGCCGCCGCGCGTCGCCGCCATCCTTCGACACGATCCAGATGTCGCCGGCGTAGGCAAAGGCGACGGAGCGGGCGCTGACGTCGGGCTGGTGGAGGAGGCGGGTGGATTGGGCGGTGGCGACTGCCGGGAACAGGCCGCCCGCGAGCGCCGCGAGCACGAGGCGAGTGTGCATGAGAGAACCGGATTGCTGTGCGGAAGGGGGTGGCAGCGACGGTGACTGCCCAAACATGCACCGCCCGCGTCAGAACCGCGAGGTGCCCGACCCGATGGCCTGGCGGCGGTGAGGCGAGAAGTCTCGGGCACCGGCTATGCCGGGGATTGCCGGGAGTCGGCGCCGGAGCGGCGCCGCGAAAAGAAAAGGGATTCTCCTCACTTTCGCGCTCCCCGAAAATCGTGCACTTTGCGCGTCGTCCGTTCCGCGCCATTCCCCCCGGTTCTTCCCGTCAACCCGTGACTGATACACTGCCCCGCCGCCGGACACCGGCCCGCGGGACCGCGCTCGACAGCGAACTGCTCGAAGCCGAGCTCCGATTGCGCACGGCGCTGGAGTTGCACGACGGCATTCTGCAGACGCTCACCGGCGCGACGCTGCAGATCGCCGCCGCCCGGAAGCTGGTGCGCACCGATCCCGGGGCCGCCGAGCGCATTCTCACGGACCTGGGGCGCAGCGTGTCGGCCGAGCAGCAGGAGATGCGGCTGTTCGTGGACGAGGTGAAGGGCGACACGCCGGCGTGGGCCGACGAGCGCCTCGACGCCCACGCCCGGATTGCCGCCCTGCTCGACCGCGTGTCGGCGATCTGGGGCGTCGAGGCTACCGTCGACGCGCAGCTGGACGGCTGCTGGCCGCGCGAAACGCTGCGGTGCGTGCTGCGCATCGTTCAGGAGGCCACGGCCAACGCCGCCCGCCACGGCGCGGCGCGTTCCGTGGCGGTGACCGTGGCCCCCGACGGTGCCGACATCGACATCCGCGTGGTGGACGATGGGCACGGGTTTCCCTTTCACGGGGCGTTCGATCACGAAACGCTGCGCGACAAGCGGCTGGGCCCGGTGAGTCTCAAATACCGAGTGGAGAGCGCCGGGGGGCGCATGTCGATCGAGTCCACGCCGCGCGGCTCCACGGTGAGCGTGCGCATCCCGGTCGAGGAGCCCCGCCGAGCATGACGCTGCGCCTGGTGCTCGCCGACGACCATCGCGTGGTTCTGCACGGCCTGGAAGCTCTGCTCTCCCTGGAGCCAGACCTGACGGTGTGCGCCCTGTGCACCGACGGGCTCGAAGCGGTGGAGGCCGTGGAACTGCACCGGCCCGACGTGCTGGTGACGGACCTCTCGATGCCGCGGTGCAGCGGGCTGGAAGCCCACCGGCGGCTGCGCGAGCGCGGGATCCGGATCCCCACGATCGTTCTGGCCGCCACGCTGGGCGACGACACACTGGTGGAGTGCATTCGCGCGTCGGTGGAGGGGATCATTCTGAAGGAGTCGGCGGCGTCGGTGTTGGTGGACGCGATTCGCGCCGTGGCGCGCGGCGACGGCTGGATTCCCGCGCCGCTTGCCACGCGGGTCCTCAGAATCATGGGCAACGACCAGCGGCGGCGCGGACTGGAACTCACGCCGAGGGAACGGGCGGTGGTGATGCGGGTGGCCGGCGGGAAGTCGAACAAGCACATCGCCGCCGAGCTGGATATCGCCGAGAGCACGGTGAAGCTTCACCTGCGGAATGCGTACGCCAAGTTGGGCGTGTCGAACCGGGTGCAGCTCACGCTGGTGGCCCGCGAACGCGGCGTGGTGTAGACCGCAACCTGTCCGAACGGAGTAGGTCACACGCCCCAAAGTGGTATGGAGTCGCAGGGGCGGCTTCGATACAGTTCGCGGGTTGTTGCACCCTCACCTCGCGAATGGGCCGATGACGGCCCGGGAGCCCCTCCGTGACGAAGCGCGCCCCACTTCTTGCCATCCTGGCAATCGCCGCCGCTTGCAGCGGCGAACCCACCCGGCTCACCGCCCCGCCCGTTCAGGGTCCGTCGGCGACGGGCGCAACCCGGGACGTGATCCCCGGCAGCAACCTGGTGGTGAACGGCAGCTTCGAGCAGCCGCCCACCATTCCCTTCGTCCTGCC
This window harbors:
- a CDS encoding histidine kinase, translated to MTDTLPRRRTPARGTALDSELLEAELRLRTALELHDGILQTLTGATLQIAAARKLVRTDPGAAERILTDLGRSVSAEQQEMRLFVDEVKGDTPAWADERLDAHARIAALLDRVSAIWGVEATVDAQLDGCWPRETLRCVLRIVQEATANAARHGAARSVAVTVAPDGADIDIRVVDDGHGFPFHGAFDHETLRDKRLGPVSLKYRVESAGGRMSIESTPRGSTVSVRIPVEEPRRA
- a CDS encoding response regulator transcription factor codes for the protein MTLRLVLADDHRVVLHGLEALLSLEPDLTVCALCTDGLEAVEAVELHRPDVLVTDLSMPRCSGLEAHRRLRERGIRIPTIVLAATLGDDTLVECIRASVEGIILKESAASVLVDAIRAVARGDGWIPAPLATRVLRIMGNDQRRRGLELTPRERAVVMRVAGGKSNKHIAAELDIAESTVKLHLRNAYAKLGVSNRVQLTLVARERGVV